A single region of the Plasmodium malariae genome assembly, chromosome: 7 genome encodes:
- the PmUG01_07020700 gene encoding conserved Plasmodium protein, unknown function: protein MNNEYKCTSKGNKESVEIIYTDNKNKVLRNDGVRKGEILYEETSRKEVYLMNELHNMKNNLFDNTPFSNYIHFYEIYNNLKYIVKYEKKKKKGQLFFIYTTSKRYCFYFLYIFFLIFNICLLFRLQTLVKFPFFGYNYYYMYEIHFHVFFTFFVLTYSALNIYLFFFTYKNLIYHTNVLCLIIVQTLYNTYIKEKNKEIYRNTEILIEGCKRVLHAMGDGSDQLFDNKRNDSLGSSSNIESIGGTHNFANNGGTHNFANNGGTHNFANNGDTHNYANTSNSYNFDHSTNPYNFPSAANFDNIVLLYADSIFNKFTNIFMYINKECYKRGNVSRNSIRYEDDFIEVEVARQAERAPSDLGDDLMSSNTDRSSNAYIQGNNKKASFLCRQKYTDGMHAINKDLVKKLNYAQGRENEKCSYNNGSRRSIYNIFGNSIYSDIDDINIYMKYKENYIHSLMMDKCKEKLNYIKFIFYFIPYVINLFINMLINFYVLFSVYYYNNRIPLAPSYELSKLHILNILNYKGIYYILFIFFHNFFFFLYLLFLYKLNTIYFFLRQIYKQCKYESIYYCEHVMNAIYENFIFPHTVQVLLKKKRPQNSRNKLKDNQEEAYTHENNLQKRMTHTQGLKDQSWFEQRDNKMNQTDQAAQTNQAVNLADSNPFTTNTSTHCQRSTRDMHSQKGHTK from the coding sequence ATGAACAACGAATATAAGTGCACCAGCAAGGGGAACAAAGAGAGCgtagaaataatatacacaGATAATAAGAACAAAGTGCTAAGGAACGATGGTGTAAGGAAAGGGGAAATATTATATGAGGAAACGAGCAGGAAAGAAGTGTATCTTATGAATGAGCTtcataatatgaaaaataatttgtttgaTAATACTCCTTTTTCTAactatatacatttttatgaaatatataataatctaaaatatatagtaaaatatgaaaaaaagaaaaaaaaaggacagttatttttcatttatacaaCTAGTAAAagatattgtttttattttttatatatattttttttaatatttaatatatgtttattatttcgACTACAAACTTTAGttaaatttcctttttttggatataattattattacatgtacgaaatacattttcatgtattttttactttttttgttctCACGTACTCTGCTCTTAAtatttatctctttttttttacatacaaaaatttaatatatcataccAATGTTTTGTGCTTAATTATAGTACAGACACTATACAATACTTATATTAAAGAGAAAAACAAAGAGATTTATAGGAATACGGAAATACTCATTGAGGGATGTAAAAGAGTGCTGCATGCCATGGGGGATGGCTCGGATCAACTCTTCGACAACAAGCGTAATGACAGTCTTGGCAGTTCTTCCAATATTGAAAGTATTGGCGGTACTCACAATTTTGCCAATAATGGCGGTACTCACAATTTTGCCAATAATGGCGGTACTCACAATTTTGCCAATAATGGCGATACTCACAATTATGCCAATACTTCCAATTCGTACAATTTTGACCATTCCACCAATCCTTACAATTTTCCCAGTGCCGCCAATTTTGATAACATCGTCCTTCTGTATGCGGATAGCATCTTCAATAAATtcactaatatatttatgtacataaataaggAATGTTATAAACGCGGAAATGTATCCAGAAACAGTATTCGTTATGAGGATGATTTTATAGAGGTTGAAGTTGCCCGACAAGCCGAACGAGCACCTTCGGACCTAGGGGATGACTTAATGTCCAGCAACACAGATAGAAGTAGTAATGCATATATTCAGGGCAACAACAAAAAAGCATCCTTTCTCTGTAGACAAAAGTACACCGACGGGATGCATGCAATAAATAAGGACTtagtgaaaaaattaaattatgcaCAAGGtagagaaaatgaaaaatgttcTTATAACAATGGTAGTAGAAgaagtatatataacatttttggTAATTCTATTTACTCAGATATtgatgatataaatatatatatgaaatataaagagAATTATATTCACTCATTAATGATGGATaaatgtaaagaaaaattgaattatataaaatttattttttattttattccatatgtaataaatttatttattaacatgttaataaatttttatgtctTATTTTcagtttattattataataataggaTACCTTTAGCTCCATCTTATGAGTTATCTAAATTACatattctaaatatattaaattataaaggCATATACTACATtctattcatattttttcataacttctttttctttttgtatttattattcctctataaattaaatactatttactttttccttcgacaaatatataaacaatgCAAATACGAGTCCATATATTATTGCGAACATGTTATGAATGCCATATacgaaaattttattttcccccATACTGTACAAGTGctactcaaaaaaaaaaggcctCAAAATAGCagaaacaaattaaaagacAACCAAGAAGAAGCATACAcacatgaaaataatttgcaGAAAAGAATGACGCACACACAAGGCCTGAAGGACCAATCATGGTTCGAACAAAGGGATAACAAGATGAATCAGACAGATCAAGCAGCGCAAACAAATCAAGCAGTAAATTTGGCTGATAGTAATCCCTTTACTACGAATACATCAACGCATTGTCAAAGGTCAACTCGTGATATGCATTCACAAAAGGGACACACGAAGTGA
- the POFUT2 gene encoding GDP-fucose protein O-fucosyltransferase 2, putative has product MNIVILNLVIFLLSFLEIVAKYLHTNLYSHICKKDDVYSGYPFYFLKKKKYLLYDVNIGEGFNLQKEILYRMALIVYYLNQGDRKNLYYLVLPPWCYLTHWKRKTSDQIKWSSFFNITIIKNVIPVIEFSDYEVLYGNHVDYIICFKYFVGDFVSSEEGNTAVSSSSDPTFNILSFEKCSSGGYKYKQICNNCEYNYSVIYSGKCTTMKGKNTECYGFPFITSYFASSIVDNLFSSYNDSILIKQGNSLLVPFVNELFEKNMEDILLFNEDLINEGNYYIRDILGTNNYISAHLRYNDFRKIVRYDLPPIHVAVGKLLYIMFINNINKIFISSDEKKQIEKVLNKQFNQYKDFFYFYDNTYLHDGHVAIIDQWICINAKIFVGNIFSRFSMHIKWERHLMNKREKGLNIDLCGYNINNDEQLRKNYKQVENLYDQEALHKLNHIFMNYSEKDKKYLNTVCYDYPSHFPSNGSIYRMKYIPYKSL; this is encoded by the exons ATGAACattgtaatattaaatttagtTATATTCCTATTATCATTCTTAGAAATAGTAGCTAAGTATTTGCACACAAATTTATATTCACATATTTGCAAAAAGGATGATGTATATTCAGGCTATCCATTTTACTTCcttaagaaaaagaaatatctTCTGTATGATGTAAATATTGGAGAGGGTTTTAAT TTGCAGAAGGAAATACTATATAGGATGGCCTTAATAGTTTACTACTTAAATCAAGGAGATAGGAAAAATTTGTACTATCTTGTTCTGCCCCCCTGGTGTTATTTAACTCActggaaaagaaaaacttcTGACCAAATAAAATGGAgctccttttttaatattacaattattaaaaatgtgatACCTGTGATAGAATTTTCAGATTATGAAGTATTATATGGTAATCATGttgattatattatttgtttcaaGTACTTTGTAGGTGATTTTGTGTCAAGTGAAGAAGGAAATACTGCTGTGTCAAGTTCCTCTGATCCAacttttaacattttaagcTTTGAGAAATGTTCATCGGGGGGGTACAAATATAAACAGATTTGCAACAACTGTGAGTATAACTATTCTGTAATATACTCAGGTAAATGTACAACGATGAAGGGAAAAAACACAGAGTGTTATGGATTTCCTTTTATAACTAGCTATTTCGCTAGCAGTATTGTTGATAATTTATTCTCTTCTTACAATGACTCTATTTTGATTAAACAAGGGAATAGCTTACTTGTTCCTTTTGTAAACGAAttgtttgaaaaaaatatggaagatattttactatttaatGAAGATTTAATAAATGAGGGGAATTATTACATTAGAGATATATTAGGcacaaataattatataagtgCACATTTAAGATATAAtgattttagaaaaatagtTAGATATGACTTACCACCTATTCATGTAGCAGTTGGtaaattgttatatattatgttcataaataatattaacaaaattttcatttcctcagatgaaaaaaagcaaattGAGAAAGTACTTAATAAACAGTTTAATCAATAtaaagattttttttatttctatgataatacatatttgcaTGATGGACATGTAGCAATAATAGATCAATGGATTTGTATTAATGCAAAAATTTTTGTcggtaatattttttcaagatTCAGTATGCACATTAAATGGGAAAGACATCTGATGAACAAGCGTGAAAAAGGGCTCAACATAGACTTATGTggttataatattaataatgacGAGCAACTAAGAAAAAACTATAAACAagttgaaaatttatatgacCAGGAAGCCTTACATAAATTGaaccatatatttatgaactattcagaaaaagacaaaaaataCCTTAACACCGTTTGTTACGATTATCCCTCTCATTTTCCGAGCAACGGAAGCATTTACAGGATGAAATATATCCCATATAAGTCCTTATGA